Below is a window of Nerophis lumbriciformis linkage group LG20, RoL_Nlum_v2.1, whole genome shotgun sequence DNA.
ttttctcctgtgtgtgttctcatgtgttgagtcaaagagTCATTTTTagaaaagctgttgccacaaactgaacaattaaatgttttttcacctgtgtgtgttctcatgtgtccagtcaAACTGCCCTTAATAGAAAAgcatttgccacaaactgaacaactaaatggtttttctacagcgtgtgttctcatgtgtcgccaCAAAGAGCTGCTATGACGAAAGCTgtagccacaaactgaacaattaaatgttttttcacctgtgtgtgttctcatgtgtccagtcaAACTGCCCTTAATAGAAAAgcatttgccacaaactgaacaactaaatggtttttctacGGCATGTGTTATCATGTGTCGACACAAAGAGCTGTTATGacgaaagcttttgccacaaactgaacagttaaatgctttttctcctgtgtgtgttctcatgtgtttagtcataGAGTCATTTTTAGAAAAGCTGTTGCCAGAAACTggacaattaaatgttttttcacttGTGTGCGTTCtcacgtgttgagtcaaattgctcataatagaaaagcttttgccgcaaactgaacacttaaatgttttttcacctttgtgtgttctcatgtgttgagtcaaattgctcttaatagaaaagcgtttgccacaaactgaacaactaaatggtttttcacctgtgtgtgttctcatgtgttgagtcaaaaggctcttaatagaaaagcttttgccacaaactgaacacttaaatggtttttcacctgtgtgtgttctcatgtgtcgagtcaacttgatattttgagaaaagctgttgccacaaactgaacaattaaatggtttttcacctgtgtgtgttgtcatgtgttgagtcaaactgctctttttagtaaaactttcagcacaaaccgagcagctcaaacatgttttacctctcttctttgtagagcattcagagtgtttgttgtcagtgtgagtcctcatgtcATCGTCAaagtctgtatcgctgctcaaagttacTTCAACCTCATCTTCAGCCTCActgtctgatagtggagctaagaggttgtctacttgtggtttctcttcatcatcttcagtcttcacagagagaatactcggtggaaacttggtgtaatcagcttcctctcgtcctagaagacactctccctcctgagtgatgcagagttcctcctcttcctttttaatgcagggtggttgtggagtctcctgcttcaaagtggagctcccccctaactgaggggaaacttcttctggattaccgatcagctgctggacgtctgcaagacacaaacaacaaaaacacactttcttctatgtactgtatgtgtgtgtagtagggttgtagagtatactgctactaataaagtatcgcggtactaatcaattgaaatcagtACTATagcacctttgaaaagtaccggtaccgttctttcatctgaatgaaatgatggtgactacagagccgaggcgcatgatgtggagtgtgtcaaaacgcacacacaaagtgcatacaagcaataacatggtGGTCGTAGCTTGGCTTGCATTCCAGACGCACCTGGAGTTGCTATGTCGGGGCTGTCAGACGGAGCTGCGACACTTGACGATGGGACTTCACTAACCCCGGCTGGCCGAGCTCTAACCCTCTGGAGGATCTCTGGGGTCACCTGGTGTCCtagcaataaaataaaacacaagttGTTTTATATAATCTGTTCAAATCAAACTAGGATCACATACTAATGATTGTCTTTGAATCACCTAATCTATCTGTCTACTCTGCACAGGCAGCTGTgcaatgtgtaccgtattttccgcactattagccgcacctaaaaaccacaaatttactcaaaagctgacagtgcggcttataacccggtgcgctttatatatggattaatattaagattcattttcataaagtttcggtctcgcaactacggtaaacagccgccatcttttttccccgtagaagaggaagcacccgcccccatagaagaggaagcgcttcttcttctactgtaagcaaccacccgcccccgtagaagaagaagaagcgcgcggatattacgtttcatttcctttgtgtgtttacatctgtaaagaccacaaaatgggtcctactaagcgacaggtttccggttcatgaaaagacgcaatctctccatccgcacacggactactatttcacagcaactgcctaaagactttcaagaaaagctggctactttccgtgcatattgtaaaaacaagatagctgaaaaaaagatccggccagagaacattatcaacatggacgaggttccactgacttttgatattcctgtgaaccgcactgtggatacaacgggagcacgtacggtgaatattcgcaccacagggaatgagaagtcatccttcactgtggttctagcttgccatgctaatggccagaaacttccacccatggtgatattcaaaaggaagacctggccaaaagagacctttccagccggcgtcatcataaaagctaactcgaagggatggatggatgaagaaaagatgagcgagtggttaagggaagtttacgcgaagaggccgggtggcttttttcacgcagctccgtccatgttgatatacgactccatgcgcgcccacatcacgctggtttttaatatattattaaagtttgactgacctatctgactgtttttttgacattcctttagcgcagttagatgcggcttataacacggggcggcttataggtggacaaagttttgaaatatgccgttcattgaaggcgcggcttataacccagggcggcttatggtgcggaaaatacggtactgtggtGTGCAGAATCATGTTCATCACCCAAATAGACATACCCTTTGATCTATGATGTATTTTCCCTGTTTGGGTGCTCTTGCTACTAGTCATTGCCGTTGGTGCTGTCCCAATCGCTACCCAGTCCGTCTGGCATCCTTGTTCTCTTGTATTTCCCTGGAAATGGAGAAAcagcaacatgtacaaaccccgtttccatatgagttgggaaattgtgttagatgtaaatataaacagaatacaatgatttgcaaatcattttcaacccatattcagttgaatatgctacaaagacaacatatttgatgttcaaactcataaactttattttttttttgcaaataatcattaactttagaatttgatggcagcaacacgtgacaaagaagttgggaaaggtggcaataaatactgataaagttgaggaatgctcatcaaacacttatttggaacatcccacaggtgagcaggctaattgggaacaggtgggtgccatgattgggtataaaagtagattccatgaaatgctcagtcattcacaaacaaggatggggcgagggtcaccactttgtcaacaaatgcgtgagcaaattgttgaacagtttaagaaaaacctttctcaaccagctattgcaaggaatttagggatttcaccatctacgctccgtaatatcatcaaagggttcagagaatctggagaaatcactgcacgtaagcagctaagcttacctttgatccctcaggctgtactacatcaagaagcgacatcagtgtgtaaaggatatcaccacatgggctcaggaacacttcagaaacccactgtcagtaactacagttggtcgctacatctgtaaacgcaagttaaaactctcctatgcaaggcgaaaaccgtttatcaacaacgcccagaaacgccgtcggcttcgctgggcctgagctcatctaagatggactgatacaaagtggaaaagtgttctgtggtctgacgagtccacatttcaaattgtttttggaaactgtggacgtcgaggaaaagaaccatccggactgttataggcgcaaagttgaaaagccagcatgtgtgatggtatgggggtgtattagtgcccaagacatgggtaacttacacatctgtgaaggcgccattaatgctgaaaggtacatacaggttttggagcaacatatgttgccatccaagcaacgtcaccgtggacgcccctgcttatttcagcaagacattgccaagccacgtgttacatcaacgtggcttcatagtaaaagagtgcgggtactagactggcctgcctgttgaaaatgtgtggcgcattatgaagcctaaaatagcacaagggagacccccggactgttgaacaacttaagctgtacatcaagcaagaatgggaaagaattccacctgagaagcttcaaaaatgtgtctcctcagttcccaaacgtttactgagtgttgttaaaaggaaaggccatgtaacacagtggtgaacatgccctttcccaactactttggcacgtgttgcagccatgaaattctaagttaattattatttgcaaaaaaatatataaagtttatgagtttgaacattaaatatgttgtctttgtagtgcattcaactgaatatgggttgaaaaggatttgcaaatcattgtattccgtttatatttacatctaacacaatttcccgactcatatggaaacggggtttgtaatatggaTACCTCATTTACATAAATGATGAATACTTTCTCTATTGGGCTTGAACTGTAATCCATTTGAACAGTGATTTGGAAAACAATTCGAACCTGATCTTGATCGCCCTCCTCATCAGGCAAATCTAGTGCCATTGCCATTGGTTCATCCGCCACTGATGCCGTAGTCGTACTGGCCATGATCTGATCTATTGTCTGTAGATGTACAATACTtgatattattgtctattgtaatCTATTGACAGTATTGACAGTAATGTCAGTAAATGTACGATACTTTATACTACGAAAGAACTTGAATAGAACTTGAAGCAATAATTATatgtagactagggatgtcccgatccaggtttgtgcacttccgatccgataccgatattgtgtttgcatttccgatccgataccgatactgaccgatactggcctatccgagcatgtattaaagtttaaagttatttagcctacttagttgtcagaatcatgttgaaaagggttttagtactcttgataacaactagccagctgaattaggggagtttgaataatacacaatggttggtaacaagaaactgacctgtttattcaaggataaacacaaaatagacaaaattatacatgacaaacagaaatggcatcattgaactagggctgggcgatatggccttttttaatattgccatattttaaggccatattgcaatacacaatatatatctcgatattttgccttagccttgaatgaacacttcatgcatataatcacagcagtatgatgattctatgtgttttgattgattgattgagacttttattggtaggttgcacagtgaagtacatattccgtacaattgaccactaaatggtaacaccccaataagtttttacacttgtttaagtcggggtccacttaattgattcatgatacagatatatactatcagatatatactatcatcataatacagtc
It encodes the following:
- the LOC133619176 gene encoding uncharacterized protein isoform X2, whose product is MKTIDQIMASTTTASVADEPMAMALDLPDEEGDQDQGNTREQGCQTDWVAIGTAPTAMTSSKSTQTGKIHHRSKGHQVTPEILQRVRARPAGVSEVPSSSVAAPSDSPDIATPDVQQLIGNPEEVSPQLGGSSTLKQETPQPPCIKKEEEELCITQEGECLLGREEADYTKFPPSILSVKTEDDEEKPQVDNLLAPLSDSEAEDEVEVTLSSDTDFDDDMRTHTDNKHSECSTKKRGKTCLSCSVCAESFTKKSSLTQHMTTHTGEKPFNCSVCGNSFSQNIKLTRHMRTHTGEKPFKCSVCGKSFSIKSLLTQHMRTHTGEKPFSCSVCGKRFSIKSNLTQHMRTHKGEKTFKCSVCGKSFSIMSNLTQHVRTHTSEKTFNCPVSGNSFSKNDSMTKHMRTHTGEKAFNCSVCGKSFRHNSSLCRHMITHAVEKPFSCSVCGKCFSIKGSLTGHMRTHTGEKTFNCSVCGYSFRHSSSLWRHMRTHAVEKPFSCSVCGKCFSIKGSLTGHMRTHTGEKTFNCSVCGNSFSKNDSLTQHMRTHTGEKEFNCSVCGKGFRHYSSLWRHMRTHAVEKPFSCSVCCKRFTHNAKAVKHTRTHKGK
- the LOC133619176 gene encoding uncharacterized protein isoform X1 — translated: METAKKKAVVGKRCIAAGCSNTNTNTTGVALFLFPKDDSQALLWNREVKRTRLCWTTHTKYSVLCSEHFERWCFEEGPLRRAEMGIATTRRLVLKKGAVPTIFNRPRPGISGSVTVRAPSASASTSSDHPTPSTSGQTVHMRSAFAKRERKRTIDQIMASTTTASVADEPMAMALDLPDEEGDQDQGNTREQGCQTDWVAIGTAPTAMTSSKSTQTGKIHHRSKGHQVTPEILQRVRARPAGVSEVPSSSVAAPSDSPDIATPDVQQLIGNPEEVSPQLGGSSTLKQETPQPPCIKKEEEELCITQEGECLLGREEADYTKFPPSILSVKTEDDEEKPQVDNLLAPLSDSEAEDEVEVTLSSDTDFDDDMRTHTDNKHSECSTKKRGKTCLSCSVCAESFTKKSSLTQHMTTHTGEKPFNCSVCGNSFSQNIKLTRHMRTHTGEKPFKCSVCGKSFSIKSLLTQHMRTHTGEKPFSCSVCGKRFSIKSNLTQHMRTHKGEKTFKCSVCGKSFSIMSNLTQHVRTHTSEKTFNCPVSGNSFSKNDSMTKHMRTHTGEKAFNCSVCGKSFRHNSSLCRHMITHAVEKPFSCSVCGKCFSIKGSLTGHMRTHTGEKTFNCSVCGYSFRHSSSLWRHMRTHAVEKPFSCSVCGKCFSIKGSLTGHMRTHTGEKTFNCSVCGNSFSKNDSLTQHMRTHTGEKEFNCSVCGKGFRHYSSLWRHMRTHAVEKPFSCSVCCKRFTHNAKAVKHTRTHKGK
- the LOC133619176 gene encoding uncharacterized protein isoform X4, whose translation is MDDYCYAKMATSAKREHERESTSSKSPTEIKTKDEDVQQLIGNPEEVSPQLGGSSTLKQETPQPPCIKKEEEELCITQEGECLLGREEADYTKFPPSILSVKTEDDEEKPQVDNLLAPLSDSEAEDEVEVTLSSDTDFDDDMRTHTDNKHSECSTKKRGKTCLSCSVCAESFTKKSSLTQHMTTHTGEKPFNCSVCGNSFSQNIKLTRHMRTHTGEKPFKCSVCGKSFSIKSLLTQHMRTHTGEKPFSCSVCGKRFSIKSNLTQHMRTHKGEKTFKCSVCGKSFSIMSNLTQHVRTHTSEKTFNCPVSGNSFSKNDSMTKHMRTHTGEKAFNCSVCGKSFRHNSSLCRHMITHAVEKPFSCSVCGKCFSIKGSLTGHMRTHTGEKTFNCSVCGYSFRHSSSLWRHMRTHAVEKPFSCSVCGKCFSIKGSLTGHMRTHTGEKTFNCSVCGNSFSKNDSLTQHMRTHTGEKEFNCSVCGKGFRHYSSLWRHMRTHAVEKPFSCSVCCKRFTHNAKAVKHTRTHKGK